ACGGCGGTAGCCATGGTCGAGGGTATCAGTAGTGTAGCGTTTGGGATTTCCGTCATACTTGCTGTAATCGTGATGTACGATGCTGCCGGTGTGCGGCAGTCCGTGAGCAGGCAAGCCATCATCCTCAATCGGATTATCGCTGAACTCAGGGACCGGCGACCTATTGCTGAGCTGGAACACGACCTGCGGGTGTACATTGGTCATACACCATTCCAGGTGATAGTAGGCTCCGCTATAGGA
The window above is part of the Chloroflexota bacterium genome. Proteins encoded here:
- a CDS encoding divergent PAP2 family protein, giving the protein MNNIIIASVCAWALAQSIKVLIGLIRKRQIDLRYFVSTGGMPSAHSATVSALATAVAMVEGISSVAFGISVILAVIVMYDAAGVRQSVSRQAIILNRIIAELRDRRPIAELEHDLRVYIGHTPFQVIVGSAIGIIMAWLWFTFVAV